In Anaerolineae bacterium, the DNA window CTTTTACTCTCCTTTCTTCGTCCAAGACGGGCAGGGTGCGCTGGCGAGCGAGGAGTCCTCTGGCTTCCTCTAAAAGGTCATTTTCTTCCACGAAAGCCACGTTTTCTTTCATGAAAAACTGGACAGGAGTGCTAAGAAGCATAAGTCTGGCTGTGGTGAAAGTATGATAAGGTGAGGAAATAAGCGTTACATTGTGCTCCTTAGCCAGTTCAAGGATTTCATCGGAAACGGGAAGACCGCCGGTCACAATGATGGCTCCAACTCCTTTCTCTATAGCTGCCTTTTGAGCCTCTTCCCGATCACCGATTATCAAAATTGAGTCCGGTTCCAGATACTCAAGCATTTTGGGTAAGCTCATAGCACCTATGTAAACTTTCTCCCTGACCGGGCGTGTGCCGCGATGGAGAAAATAACCTCCGAGGGTTTTCACTACTGATTCCAGGTCGGGGTATATCCTGTTGAGGAGGTGAGGGTCCATTTCTTCCAGAAGGATGGAAGAGAAATCTTCCACCGAAATCATGCCCAGAAGCCTGGATTCTTCATCCACTACTGGAATCGCCCTAATGTTTTTTTCCTTGAAAATTTGACCGACTTTGTAGGCGGGGGTTAGAGGGGGTACAGTTATTGCCGGGGAGCTCATGGCGTCCCGCACTCGTGGTCTGGCGTCAGTGAAAAGGATAGGTTCGGGGAAACCGAACCGACGGAGCAGATAGGAGGTTTCGGGCCGTAACTCGCCCTGCCGGGCTGGGATGGCTTCTTCTCCTTTGAGGCGGAAGAGCTCAGCGCAAGCTATAGCTGCCACCACACAATCAGTATCGGGGTTTTTATGGCCTAAAACATAAATGGGGGTGCCCATTTTGTGTGCTCTTATTCTGGCTTTGGTTTTTATTATAAAAGCCACTGTTGGTCTGTCAAGTTGAGCCAAGAAGGCTTGCTCGGCGGCGACGTTTGCTATAAAATTTCTAAGGGGGAAATGAAAACGGCGGAATTTGATTATTACCTTCCACCAGAACTTATAGCTCAAAGTCCTGTTGAACCACGAGACTCATCGCGCCTCATGGTTCTTCACAGGGCTACTGGCTTTATTGAACACAGGATTTTCAGGGAGATTGTGGACTACATAAACCCGGGTGACGTCCTCGTAGCTAACCAGAGCCGTGTGATACCAGCGCGCCTTTACGGCTATAAATTACCGACCGGCGGCAAAATAGAGTTATTGCTCGTTTCTCGCAGGGGGGAAAGGCTCTGGGAGGCCCTGGTCAAGGGAAGAAAGATCAAGGAAGGGACTAAACTCTGGGTAGGGAAAGAGGGGAAAGGAGTTACAGGGATTGTGGTGGGGATAACTGAGGCCGGAAGCAGGCTTATAGAATTTGAAACTCCTATTGAGCCCGTTATCCGGGAAATCGGTTCCATTCCTCTACCTCCTTACATCCATCAACCTATTTCAGACCCCGAACGCTATCAGACTATTTTTGCCCGAGTTGAAGGGTCGGTGGCTGCCCCTACCGCTGGCCTGCATTTTACTCCGGAGCTTATGCGCCGCATTGAGGAAAAGGGAGGTAGGTTTGTCTTTGTAACGCTTCACATAGGCCTTGACACTTTCAGACCCGTTAAAGAGGAAAACGTTGAAGAACACAAAATGCATTCTGAATATTGCGAGCTGAGCGAAGAAGTAGCAGAAGAAATAAACCAGGCCCGACGCGAAGGCCGAAGGATAATAGCTGTTGGAACTACTTCTGTGAGGGTTCTGGAGACAGCTGCCTCAGAGGAGGGAGTGCGGCCTTTTCGGGGTCAAACAGACCTATTTATATATCCGGGCTATCGCTTCAAGGTGGTAGATGCTCTTATTACAAACTTTCACCTTCCCCGTTCAACCCTCATAATGCTTGTTTCGGCTTTTGCGGGAAAGGACTTTATAATGCGGGCTTATCAGGAAGCCGTAAGACTTCGCTATAGGTTCTACAGTTTCGGCGATGCAATGTTGATCCTTTAAACCTCTTCCGCTATTACAAATCTGTAGCGACGGAAAATGGCCAGCCCTATCGCAAAAATTAATAAAGAAGTAACCGCTGTGCGCGCCAAAAAATCTAACCCTACCATCCTCCCCCAGTAAAGGATATCTCGGTAAGCCGCAATAATTGAGGCCATAGGATTCAGGATTTGCATCCATCGCCAGAGGTCTATTGTAACCCCCAGGAAATTGTAATCTCGCGGGAGAATATCCAGAGGGTAAAATATCGGGGTAAGGAAGAACCAGCCCAGAAGGAGCACTTCCAGAAGGTGCTGTACATCTCTGTAGAAAACGTTGAGGACTGAAAGGGCCAGCCCGAGTCCCGCTACAAAAGCAGTTTGAATGAGGATTATGAAGGGGAGAAACGTCGCCCAAACGGTGAAGCGTATGTGGAACAGGGGCATTAAGGCAAAAAGGACCACTAAAGCTATGAGGAAGTGAACGAGGTTTGAGAGGACGGCGCTCAATGGTAACACTTCTCGGGGAAAATAGACTTTTTTGATGAGATTGGCATGGGCCACCAGGCTACCTGTGCTGGCTATTAGCCCTCCGGTAAAGTAATTCCAGGGCAGAAGTCCGCAGAGGAAAAACACAGGAAAAGCTCTGATGGTACGGTTTGGCACCAGGGCGGTGAAAACCCAGGTGAAGATAAACATCATAAGAAGGGGATTCAAGAGGGACCAGACAATTCCTATCATTGAGTTTTTATAGCGAGCTTTAAGGTCCCTTACCACCAGCATGTAGAGAAGGTACCGGTAGCTCCAGAGCTCCCTAAATAGTTCCATACTTCTAATTGAGACCCACCTTTCTGTAAACCTGCAATAACCTCTCTCCAGCTTTCTCCCAGCGGTAGTTTTCCATTGCCTTTAACCTTAGGTTTTCCCCCACCCTCTTAAGTTCGGGTAAGCTGTTCAGCGCTTTTTCGATGGCTTCAGCCAGGGAGTAAGGGTCACCAGGAGCGGCATATATGCCTAAATCTCCCAGGTATTCCCTGTTAACAGGCCTATCAAAGGCTACTATAGGAAGGCCTGTGGCCATGTAAACCAGGAGTTTACCATTTCCCTCCGAGGCAGAAAGCTTGGGGGCAACAGCTATATCTCCAAGACGCAGATAGCGGGGAGCCTGAAAGTAAGGGATTTTGCCTGTAAAGGTAACATGTTGACCGATACCCATAGCTTCAGCCATAGCTTTATATTGAGCCTCGCCCGGGAAGCCCATTATTAAAAAGTGGGCCTTTATGCCATTCATGATGAGAATTGAAGCCGCCTGAAGGAGGTGGTTTATCCCCTGATAACCAGATAAAAGGCCCAAGTATACAACTATCGGAAGGTCGTGCGGGATACCCAACGAAGCTTTCAAGGCCCTGATTTCTTCCTCGTCAGCGAAAGTTCGGGGGCGAAAAGCCTCAACGTTAACGCAATCGGGGATGGTGAAAATCCTGTCAGGATTGCAACCAAATTTCTCCACCAGGAGCCTGGCTCCGTGAAGAGAACTGGTAATAACAGCATCCGGAAGGCGGTCTATGAGTTTTTCCACATTCCACATTAGTCTGAAAAGCGCTCCTCCAGGCTTGAGAATTCCATGCTGAATCATCTCGTCGGTAAGGCTTCCTTGGAAATCAAAGACCAGGGGAATTCGGGGAATCCTGGAAACCAGAAAGCCAACCAGGGCGCCTTCGTGAAGGTGAGCGTGCACCAGGTCAAATCTCTCCCTTAAGGAAGCCGTCAGAGTTTTAATGGCCAGGAAGAAATCGAAAGCCACCTTTATCCATGAAGCCCCCAGTTCATAGCGGTTGTCTCCGGGGATAGAAGGGATCCTCCTTATCTCAATCCCAGGGATATCTCCACCTTTTCTGTAGGCGTAGACTACCACCCTAAATCCATTCTTCTGAAGGAACTTTATTTCCTCATAAATCCTGACATGGCACCCGTAATCAGAGAAGAAGGAGGTAGGGGCCACCATCAAAATCTTTCTCATTTTACCAGCTCATTGTGAAAGTTTGTTCTGAGCACAGAATTTATTATATCCTGAAGGCGCGGAAAAACCAAACCACGCTCTGGTTCCCGGCGATGGCGCACGCAGAGTGGGAAACTCCAGCAAATTCTGGGCCTGCAATAACATAAGAAGATAGGGGTGCTGGCGATTTCTCAGCACCACGACACCATGCCCGGCAACCCTGCTTAAATGAATCAGGTTTGGTGTCCCGGGATAGCTTGCTCCTCTTTTACTTTCGGGCCTTGCCCCATTTCTTTAAGAGAAGGGGCCCACCGTAACGGGAGGACAGGCCCAGTTCTTCTTCTATCCTCAGAAGTTCATTGTACTTCGCTACCCTTTCGCTCCGACAGGGAGCCCCTGTTTTTATCTGACCAACTCCTGTAGCAACAGCGAGGTGAGCTATGGTTACATCTTCTGTTTCGCCGCTGCGATGGGATATTATAGCTCCCCAGCCTGCCTCCCTGGCCAGATTTACTGCTTCCAGGGCTTCTGTAAGGGTGCCTATCTGATTGGG includes these proteins:
- a CDS encoding putative manganese-dependent inorganic diphosphatase, which translates into the protein MGTPIYVLGHKNPDTDCVVAAIACAELFRLKGEEAIPARQGELRPETSYLLRRFGFPEPILFTDARPRVRDAMSSPAITVPPLTPAYKVGQIFKEKNIRAIPVVDEESRLLGMISVEDFSSILLEEMDPHLLNRIYPDLESVVKTLGGYFLHRGTRPVREKVYIGAMSLPKMLEYLEPDSILIIGDREEAQKAAIEKGVGAIIVTGGLPVSDEILELAKEHNVTLISSPYHTFTTARLMLLSTPVQFFMKENVAFVEENDLLEEARGLLARQRTLPVLDEERRVKGVISRSDLLKPVRYRLVLVDHNERSQSVVGLDEAEIIAIIDHHRVGDIQTPNPIMVRSEPVGATSTIIASLFQENGFNIAPPLAGLLLGAIISDTVFFRSPTTTPKDKAIAAFLASAAGISPEALAEELFSAASELLNKPAHEVLMSDFKEYQFNDNLFGIGYLETYGRTVVEKRRDEFLEEMRKLKEEKGYISVILMLVNVFEEETELLVVGKEREIAEALGLKLSGPHSMTLKGIASRKKQIAPILMRL
- the queA gene encoding tRNA preQ1(34) S-adenosylmethionine ribosyltransferase-isomerase QueA; the protein is MKTAEFDYYLPPELIAQSPVEPRDSSRLMVLHRATGFIEHRIFREIVDYINPGDVLVANQSRVIPARLYGYKLPTGGKIELLLVSRRGERLWEALVKGRKIKEGTKLWVGKEGKGVTGIVVGITEAGSRLIEFETPIEPVIREIGSIPLPPYIHQPISDPERYQTIFARVEGSVAAPTAGLHFTPELMRRIEEKGGRFVFVTLHIGLDTFRPVKEENVEEHKMHSEYCELSEEVAEEINQARREGRRIIAVGTTSVRVLETAASEEGVRPFRGQTDLFIYPGYRFKVVDALITNFHLPRSTLIMLVSAFAGKDFIMRAYQEAVRLRYRFYSFGDAMLIL
- a CDS encoding ABC transporter permease, coding for MELFRELWSYRYLLYMLVVRDLKARYKNSMIGIVWSLLNPLLMMFIFTWVFTALVPNRTIRAFPVFFLCGLLPWNYFTGGLIASTGSLVAHANLIKKVYFPREVLPLSAVLSNLVHFLIALVVLFALMPLFHIRFTVWATFLPFIILIQTAFVAGLGLALSVLNVFYRDVQHLLEVLLLGWFFLTPIFYPLDILPRDYNFLGVTIDLWRWMQILNPMASIIAAYRDILYWGRMVGLDFLARTAVTSLLIFAIGLAIFRRYRFVIAEEV
- a CDS encoding glycosyltransferase family 4 protein; the protein is MRKILMVAPTSFFSDYGCHVRIYEEIKFLQKNGFRVVVYAYRKGGDIPGIEIRRIPSIPGDNRYELGASWIKVAFDFFLAIKTLTASLRERFDLVHAHLHEGALVGFLVSRIPRIPLVFDFQGSLTDEMIQHGILKPGGALFRLMWNVEKLIDRLPDAVITSSLHGARLLVEKFGCNPDRIFTIPDCVNVEAFRPRTFADEEEIRALKASLGIPHDLPIVVYLGLLSGYQGINHLLQAASILIMNGIKAHFLIMGFPGEAQYKAMAEAMGIGQHVTFTGKIPYFQAPRYLRLGDIAVAPKLSASEGNGKLLVYMATGLPIVAFDRPVNREYLGDLGIYAAPGDPYSLAEAIEKALNSLPELKRVGENLRLKAMENYRWEKAGERLLQVYRKVGLN